One window of Theropithecus gelada isolate Dixy chromosome 4, Tgel_1.0, whole genome shotgun sequence genomic DNA carries:
- the LOC112622279 gene encoding LOW QUALITY PROTEIN: small integral membrane protein 30 (The sequence of the model RefSeq protein was modified relative to this genomic sequence to represent the inferred CDS: inserted 1 base in 1 codon; substituted 1 base at 1 genomic stop codon) gives MTXVSTQLXLVLMSLFWCCLCEAVEACDAVALLLGVVLSITGILACLGVYTRKRKGQM, from the exons ATGACCTGAGTTTCAACACAGC ACTTAGTCCTCATGTCACTATTTTGGTGTTGCCTGTGTGAAGCCGTAGAAGCCTGTGATGCAGTTGCTCTCTTGTTAGGTGTGGTTCTCAGCATTACAGGCATTCTTGCTTGCTTGGGGGTATATACACGAAAGAGAAAGGGACAGATGTGA